One segment of Caldanaerobius polysaccharolyticus DSM 13641 DNA contains the following:
- a CDS encoding SDR family NAD(P)-dependent oxidoreductase, which yields MDLGLKGRVALITGAAQGIGKSTAMALAAEGCNLAICDINTEALEQTASELKEKGVQVLAQKVDVTKLAETDAFVTQVANKFGRIDILVNNAGTGRLSDPMELPEEEFRRNIDLMLFAVIRLTKAVAPYMQKAKWGRIINISSMFGKQPGGLLDYDTIKAAVNMITKEFANYLAKDNILVNAVCPGPIRTPLWEAPGQLGDQLSKILGKPKEEAIEFYASSNIPLGRYGQPEEIANVIAFLASEKASYITGQAINVDGGMVKAIV from the coding sequence ATGGATCTTGGATTAAAAGGACGAGTAGCCTTAATTACGGGAGCTGCTCAGGGTATCGGAAAATCTACTGCGATGGCTTTGGCTGCTGAGGGATGTAACCTGGCTATATGTGATATCAACACCGAGGCTCTCGAGCAGACTGCATCTGAGCTTAAAGAAAAAGGTGTTCAGGTTCTCGCCCAAAAAGTCGATGTTACTAAATTAGCAGAGACGGATGCCTTTGTGACTCAAGTAGCTAATAAATTTGGGCGAATTGATATCCTGGTTAACAATGCTGGAACAGGACGTTTGAGTGATCCGATGGAGCTTCCTGAGGAAGAGTTCCGGCGCAATATTGATTTGATGTTATTTGCTGTCATTCGCCTTACGAAAGCGGTGGCCCCGTACATGCAAAAAGCCAAATGGGGGCGAATAATAAATATTTCTTCCATGTTTGGCAAACAACCCGGTGGATTGCTTGATTACGACACGATCAAGGCAGCTGTTAACATGATTACCAAAGAATTTGCCAATTATCTGGCCAAAGATAACATTCTGGTCAATGCCGTCTGCCCTGGACCCATTCGCACTCCCTTATGGGAAGCTCCTGGTCAATTGGGAGATCAACTTTCCAAGATTTTAGGTAAACCAAAAGAGGAAGCCATCGAATTTTATGCCTCTAGCAACATTCCGCTGGGACGATACGGGCAGCCTGAGGAAATTGCCAATGTGATTGCCTTCCTGGCGTCTGAAAAAGCCAGTTACATTACCGGCCAAGCTATCAATGTCGATGGAGGCATGGTTAAGGCTATAGTTTAG